The nucleotide sequence TGCTGACTTCACCGACACCTTCAAGAAAACGCACCTGATCCAGCAGATAGTTTTCGGTCCAGTTGATCATGTCGCGCAGTTCAGCTTCGCCGTAAATGGAAAGGATGATGATCGGGTCTTCTTCCGGATTCTGTTTGCGGATGGTGGCAGGGTCCACGCCGGGCGGCCAGCGCATGCGGCTGAGTGCGGTTTGCACTTCCTGCAAAACGACGTCGACGTTACGGTTGATATCAAATTCCAGGGTCACAGAACCGGAACCCTGACGCGCGGACGAGCGCATTTCCTTGATGCCCTCGATGGCGAGCAGTCGTTCCTCGATAGGATCCAACAGCTCGGCTTCGACGATTTCAGGGGCCGCCCCTTCGTAGTCCACAGAAACGCTGACAATAGGGAAGTCCACGTCCGGAAGCTGCGAGATACCCATGCGGTTCATGCAAATGGCACCGAAGACAATTAAAGCAAACATGAGAACCCATGCAAACACCGGGCGTCGAATCGAGAGGTCAATCAGGTTCATAGTGGTCCTTTCGCACAATACATTTTTCCCCAATTGGCGACGGAGTCAATGCGGGGACAATAAGGCATGTCAGTTTAGACGAAAAGAAAGGGGGCGAGGTTCACGCCCGCGGGTCTTTTATTGTGAAAAAACGGGAATTTCTAGAAAGCTTTCGCGTTAGCGGGCTCTTTGAAGTCGGGCATCAGTTTGCCGCGATGGCACATATAGCAAGTGGCTTTGGCGCTCTTCTTACCGTCCATGCCATTTTCACGAAGCATCTGAGTCAATTTCATATGCTCTTTGCCTACTTTGAAGGCTTTTTTGTCATCAGCTTTGAAGTTCTGAACATTGTGGCAGGCATTGCAGGTCACACCCAGTTCGCGAGATATCACGATCATTTCTTCGCGGATCTTTTCTTCTTTTGTTACAAATTTGGACACAGACTCGGAGTGAGCCTGGGGAATCAGAAGGACCAGCAAGAATGGAAGGGCGAACCATTTTCGGATGCGCTGCATAGGAATAGCTTGTCCGAGGTCCCGCTCTCAGGCAAGGCAAGACCCCTAATTCTTGACTGGTTCTGGACCCAAGTGTAACCATAACGGTGGCTTTGCCAGACAAGCTTTTTCGGCGTTGCTCGTCGTCGCGGTACGAATGTACAGCTTCCTCCTCGCGCCTTGAAAAATCTTGTCTGGCAAAGCCACTTAGCTTTTCTAAATTTGGAGCCCTGCATGAAAATTAAGCATCTTGAGGACCTAAACACTCTTGTGAGCCTCAGCAAACGTCGTGGTTTTGTATTCCAATCCAGTGAGATCTATGGCGGTCTTGCAAGTTGCTGGGATTACGGTCCTTTGGGCTCTTTGATGAAGCTGAATGTGAAGCGCGCGTGGTGGAATGCCATGACTCGCAGAAACGACATCGTGGGTCTGGATGCTGCTATTTTGATGCATCCGATGGTGTGGAAAGCATCCGGTCACGTCGATGGATTCTCTGATCCCTTGGTGGACTGTAAAGAGTGTAAAACACGCTTCCGTGCGGATAACACGGATTCTTATATCAACGAAAAGAAATGCCCGAATTGCGGCAGCAAAAATCTTTCTGAAGAAAGATCCTTCAACCTGATGTTTAAAACTCACATGGGTCCATTGGAAGATTCCGGCAGCGTGGTTTATCTGCGTCCGGAAACTGCACAAGGTCACTTCGTGAACTTCCAGAACTGTCAGCAGGCATCCCGTTACAAAATTCCATTCGGTATTGCGGCGATTGGCAAATCCTTCCGCAACGAAATCACGCCAGGAAACTTCATCTTCCGCACGCGTGAATTCGAACAGATGGAAATGCAATACTTTGTTGAGCCGGGCACTGACGAAAAATTCTTCACAGAATGGAAAGAGCGCCGCTGGAATTTCTATATCAAGTACGGCATCAAGCCTGAAAACCTGAAATTCAAAGATCACGACAAGCTGGCGCACTATGCGAAAGCTGCTGTGGATGTGGAATTCAAGTTCCCAATGGGCTTCTCAGAGCTTGAAGGTATTCACAACCGTTCAGACTTCGATTTGTCCCAGCACATGAAGTTCTCTGGTAAAAACCTTGAGTACTTCGATGAACCGAACAAAAAGAAATACATCCCATACGTGATCGAAACAGCCGTGGGCTGTGACCGTCTGTTCCTGGCATTCCTGTGTGATGCTTACCGCGAGGAAGTAACGACAGACGAAGCGGGTAAAGAAGACGTGCGCGTGGTGATGGGTCTGCACCCTGACATCGCTCCGTTCAAAGTTGCGGTTCTGCCTCTGTCCAAGAAAGAGGAGCTGAGCTCGATTTCTGAAAAACTGCGTGACCAATTGGCTGAAGACTTCGACGTGAATTACGACGAATCCCAGTCCATCGGTAAACGCTATCGTCGTCAGGACGAAATCGGAACGCCGTTCTGCGTGACTGTGGACTTTGACACCATCAACGATCAGGCCGTGACAGTTCGTCACCGTGACAAGATGACTCAAGAGCGTGTGGCGATCACTCAGTTGAACACTTACATCGCTGCCAAACTGAAGACGTTTTAAACTAAAAAGGGAGTGCATCGCACTCCCTTTTTTTATTCGAAATTTCTATCGAATGGATTCAGACTATTTTCCTGCCTGAGACAATTCCCAGCAGCTGTAAGAACCGTTGTCGGTCAAAAGCACGATGCTATCGTCACCGTTGTGAGCAACAGCTTTCAATTTTTTCGTGTCAAAGATCAAAGCGTAAGGGTTGTCACCTGGATAGGACTTCACTTGCGTGTAAATGCGGCCCGTAACGTTGGATTTGAAAGTGATGATATAAAGATCATTGTAGTGCTGATCGCCGCCTTCGCTGAACAGTGCTTTGATTTCAGCAAAAGTCAGGTTGGCAGTGGTGTATTCTTCGCCGATCAGGTGAGCGTTGGTCATGATCAGTTCTGCTTCAGTCAAAGAACTGATTTCTTTGATATCCAAGGTGGAGACCGTGGTGAACGCATTTTCGTAAGCGTTTTCGTCATCCTGAGCGGCATCCAAAGCGCAAAGCTCTTTCAGGTCAGATAGTTTTTGGCCCGGCACTTTGGCAGAAGCGGTGTTGGCAGCTAGAATCAAAGACAATGCAAAGATCATTTTTTTCATGGGAAAGCTCCTTAATCGTGGTTCGCCGGGATTTCTATCAAAAGCCAATCAGAATAGTTAGCGCATAAAGAATAAAATATTATTCCTTATGCGCATAAATACTGGCTAGTACAGATAGATTTCCATCGGAGTCGCATTGGGGCTGCGGAAGGCAATGCCGTCGATCTGTTCGCCGACTTTTGCATCACAGTGGGCGATAACGCCGAAAGAACTCACTTCATCGATATCCAAAGGGCAGGCATAAGCAGGATTGAACATCCAGCGTCCGGTCCAGGCCATTTTCACACGGCACAGGCGGCTGTTGGCAATAGGCTCTACAGAAGCAACCTTCGCAATTATTTGGGCTTCCAGACTGGTGCATGCAGAATGAGCAGAAGAAACGCTTCCAACGAACAGAACAAGCGTGAACAGAACCTTTTTCATGGGATGACTCCTTGGGTTTTTGAGATGCGCGATTTTCTAGCACAGCCATTCCTGAAAGGCAGGTTAGGATTTGGTCGGGAAGGGGTTCCTGTAAAAACTCCTAAGTGCTCGATAAACGTGTGGTTTTTAGAGAGGAGCGGAACACCCCGGAGCACTCCTCAGGGGGTGGAACGAAAACTCTATAACTCAGAGCATATTGGGCCCCAAAATTTCATTGATATTAAGGGCTTAGGGATGTTCTATGTCTACTAGATAGGACAACTAATTTTACTTTTCCGGTGGGGGAGACTAATGCACCAGAATGTAAACTCTGACAAACAAACATCCAAAACAGCTGTACCACAGAAGTTCGTGTACTTCTTTGCTGCCGGTGAATCCGAAGGCAATGCGGGCATGAAGAACATTCTGGGTGGTAAAGGCGCCAACCTGGCCGAAATGACCTCTTTGGGCATTCCGGTTCCTCCGGGCTTCACGATCTCTACCGAGATCTGTGCTCACTTCTATGAAGCCGGCGGCAAGCTTCCTGACTGGGTTCGTCCTGCAGTTCAGGATTCCATGAAAAAAGTTGAAGCCAAAATCGGCAAAAAATTCGGTGACGTAAACGATCCTCTGTTGGTGTCTGTGCGCTCGGGCGCGCGTGCCTCCATGCCAGGGATGATGGATACGATCCTGAATCTGGGCCTGAATGACCAGACGGTTGAAGGCTTGGCGAAATCCTCTGCGAATCCGCGTTTTGCGTGGGATTCTTACCGTCGCTTCATCCAGATGTACTCTGATGTCGTGATGGGCATGAACTCTTCACTTCTGGAAGTGACTCTGGAAGACATGAAAGAGGAAAAGCATTATAAACTGGACACGGAAATGACCGTGGAAGACCTGAAACTGCTGGTGAAAAAGTTCAAAGATCTGATTCATCAGATGACCGGTCAGTCCTTCCCGGCGGACCCTTGGGAACAACTGTGGGGTGCTATCTCTGCGGTCTTCCATTCCTGGAACACACCGCGTGCGATCACTTACCGTGAATTGCACTCCATCCCGGCAGCCTGGGGTACAGCCGTGAACGTTCAGTCCATGGTCTTTGGTAACATGGGCGATGACTCTGCAACGGGTGTGGCGTTTACACGCAATCCGTCCACAGGGGAAAAAGCCTTCTACGGCGAATTCCTGATCAATGCTCAGGGTGAAGACGTGGTGGCGGGTATTCGCACTCCGCAGCCGATCACCAAGATCGCTGCGGCAGCCGCGGGCGTGATGTCTTTGGAGGAAGCTCTTCCTCAGGCTTACGGTCAGCTGGTTGATATTTATAAAAAGCTGGAAGGTCACTATCGTGACATGCAGGACATCGAGTTCACAATTGAACGCGGTGTTTTGTGGATGCTGCAAACCCGCAACGGTAAAAGAACCGCGGCGGCAGCATTGAAAATCGCCTGCGACATGATCGATGAAAAGTTGATCACGCAGGACGAGGCTATCCTGCGTCTGGATCCTTCTTCCCTGGATCAGCTGCTGCATCCGACTTTGGATCCGAAAGCGGCGAAAACCACTTTGGCCAAAGGTTTGCCAGCGTCTCCGGGCGGAGTGAACGGTCAGATCGTCTTCACATCTGAAGAAGCGGTTGAATGGAAAGAGCAAGGCAAGAAAGTCATCCTGGTGCGCATTGAAACTTCTCCGGAAGACATTGCCGGCATGGTGGCGGCGCAAGGCATCCTGACCACTCGTGGTGGTATGACATCCCACGCGGCCGTTGTGGCACGCGGTATGGGTAAGTGCTGTGTGGCGGGTTGTGGTGATATCGAAGTCGACTATCGCAATGAAACCATGAAAGTGAAAGGTTACGTCCTGAAAAAAGGCGACGTGATCACGCTGGATGGTTCCACTGGTGAAGTTTATCTGGGCGAAGTAAAAACCATCGAGCCAAAACTGGATGGTAATTTCGAGCGCATCATGAAAATCGCTGACGGCATCCGCAAACTGAAAGTTCGCACCAATGCTGACACTCCGAAAGACGCACAAACGGCGCGTAATTTCGGTGCGGAAGGTATCGGCCTTTGCCGTACAGAACACATGTTCTTCGGCGCAGACCGCATCGATGCGGTTCGTGAGATGATCATCGCTGACAACAAAATGGACCGCGAAAAAGCACTGGCGAAACTTTTGCCAATGCAACGTGAAGACTTCTATCAGTTGTTCAAAATCATGGACGGCCTGCCAGTGACGATCCGTTTGCTGGATCCACCTCTGCATGAGTTCGTTCCGCACACGGATGAAGAAACCAAAGAATTGGCAAAACGTCTGAACACGGACTATGAGCGTCTGCGCTCTAAAGTAAAATCCCTGCACGAGTTCAATCCGATGCTGGGTCACCGTGGCTGCCGTTTGGCGATCACTTATCCTGAAATTTATCAGATGCAGGTTCGTGCGATCGCGGAAGCGGCTGCACAACTGATGGCTGAAGGCAAAACACTGGCTCCGGAAATCATGATCCCGCTGGTGGCAACAGACAAGGAACTGGACACTTTGCGTGCTCAAAGCATCGCGGAAGTGAACAAGGTTCAGTCTGAAAAGAACGTGAAGTTCGAATACACCGTGGGTACCATGATTGAGCTTCCTCGTGCGGCGATCACAGCAGATGCGATCGCGGAACATGCGGACTTCTTCAGCTTCGGTACGAACGATCTGACTCAGACGACTTTGGGATTGTCCCGTGATGATTCTGGTCGCTTCCTGGGCACTTACGTGTCTCACGGAATTCTGCCGAAAGATCCATTCATGTCCATCGATCAGGTGGGTGTGGGTTCTTTGGTGAAAATGGGTGTGGACCTGGGCCGTCGCACGAAGCCGGACTTGAAAGTCGGCGTCTGCGGTGAGCACGGTGGTGACCCTGAATCCATCGAGTTCTTCCACAAGGTGGGGCTGGATTATGTGTCTTGTTCTCCGTTCCGTGTGCCTATCGCCAGACTGGCGGCAGCCCGCGCGGCGCTGATGGGTAAAAAACTGCACTAGTTTAAAACTTAAAAAGCCCTCTTGAAAAAGAGGGCTTTTTTTATTTCTCCAGCGATGGATTCCATTTCTGATAGTCTTTTGGGGGACCAGCCTGCAGCGGGAATTTGTGCCCATACTTGGCGATTTCGCCCGCAGGTTCCGGGGTGAACAATTCAACCCCGCCACGCAATAATGTTTCCAGTGAATTGATTTTAAGCTCTGATTTGAACAGCCCCAGTTTGGCCTGCACGCCCACTTTGCGCCAGAACTGAGTGTTGGTGCGCACCAGGCGCGCGTATTTGCTTTGCAGGTTGATCTGCACCAGCAGCGTCTGGGCGGTTTTGCTTAAGGTGACTTTCGTGACGGTTCCCACGTTCATGCCGCGAAAGCTGACATCATCACCGGGGTTGATGGATTCGGCGTTCGGGGTTTCAAGCCGGTAAATCACGGTGTCCACCAGCGGATCTTCGGTTTCGCTTTCCTGCTTTCCCTGAAACTCGGTTTTTTTGTCACCTTCGCCGGGTTGGGCTGCGATGTAGGGGCCTTTGATCAAGGTCTCAAGCCCCGTGATGCCCTGGATGCTGACCTTCGGGGTGACGATCCAGAACTTGGCGCCTTCGGCGGCAAAGCTTTTGGCGTCTTTCTGCAAGCGGGCATGCACGATGACTTTTTTCTGGTCCTCAGAAAGGGTCACGTCAGTGACTTTTCCGATGGTGACCCCGCGATAGTTTAAAAGTGTTTTTTCGGCTTCGATACCATTGCCGTCGTCAAAGCGGATTTCAATTTCCGGCCCTAGGTTCGTCACATACTGGATCAGCAGCCAGCCGGAAATCAGCACGGCAAACAGCGGAAACAGCCACACATACCACCGTGAATTGAAATTGCTAACTTTCTGTTTCAGTTCCTTGTCCATGTCTTTCCTTGTCTTCGCAGGCGGGTCGTTCAAAGTAAGCGGAAGCCAGCATGGTGAAGATCACCACCAAAGCAAACAACAATGCGCCGGGTTTGGGTTCTACCGTGGCCCATTTTCCCAGTTTTAAAATGGCAATCATGATCGCCAGCAGAAAGATATCCAGCATCGACCAGCGACCGATGGCTTCAACAATCCGGTACAGCCGGTCTTGCAGTTGGGGATTGGCATCCGCCGCCCCCAAAGACAGATAAAACAGAATCACCAGCTTTAAGAGCGGGATCAGGATGCTTGCCAAAAACACGATGATGGCTATAGGCCACGAGCCGGCTTCAGCCAGCGACACGATCCCGTCCCAGATGGTGGCGGTGTTGCGCCGGCCATAAAGCTCGATGCTCATGAACGGAAGCAAGTTGGCTGGTATGTAAAGCACCAAAGCCGTGATTGAAAAAGCCAGCGTCAGCTGTTGAGACTGCGTGTTCATCGTTTCATCTTACGCGGCCCAACCTTGGGGGATATTTGTATTTCCACAGACGCTGGTGGCGGGGTTTGTTTTGACTGACACAGCAATAAAATACAACTCGCGGTGATTTAATCTTTGTCCTTATGCTTAAGGGGTTCGTTCCAAAATATCATGAAAGGATGCATGTTATGGCCCGATCCAAAAAGGGTTTGACGACGACCAATGGAGCTCCCGTTTCTGATAATCAAAATTCTCTGACAGTCGGTCCCCGCGGGCCGCTATTAATGACGGATGTCGCGCTGGTTGAAAAACTGGCGCACCAAAACCGGGAACGCGTGCCGGAAAGAACGGTGCATGCGAAAGGCTCCGGAGCCTTCGGGACCCTGACGGTGACCGGGGATATTTCCAAATACACGCGCGCAAATTTTTTGCAGGTGGGGGCGAAGACGGATCTGCTGATTCGTTTTTCCACCGTGGCGGGTGAACGGGGCGCTGCTGATGCCGAACGCGATGTGCGCGGCTTTGCTTTGAAGTTTTACACCGAAGAAGGAAACTTTGATCTGGTCGGCAACAACACGCCGGTGTTTTTTGTGCGCGATCCCTATAAATTCCCGGACTTCATCCACACCCAAAAACGGGATCCCCGCACCAATCTGCGCAGCCCCACGGCCATGTGGGATTTCTGGTCGCTAAGCCCCGAGACCTGTCACCAGGTGACGATCCTGTTTTCGGACCGCGGCCTGCCGGCGTCTTATCGCCACATGCACGGCTTTGGCTCGCACACGTATTCACTTATTAATGACAAAGGTGAACGTCACTGGGTGAAGTTCCATTTCAAAACTTTGCAGGGGATTAAAAACCTGACGAACGAAGAAGCCGCTGATCTGGTCGGGCGTACACGCGAAAGCCATCAAGAGGATCTGTTCAACGCCATTGAATCCAAGGACTATCCAAAGTGGCGGGTGTATGTGCAGATCATGACCGAAGAGCAGGCCAGAAAAACCAGCTACAATCCGTTTGATTTGACCAAGGTGTGGCCGCATGGCGAATTCCCGATGAATGAAATCGGCACCATGGAGCTGAACCGCAATCCGAAAAACTATTTTGCCGAAGTCGAGCAGGCGGCGTTTAATCCGAACAACATGGTGCCGGGGGTTTCGTTCTCTCCCGACAAAATGCTTCAGTCGCGCACCTTTGCCTATGCGGATGCCCATCGCTATCGCATCGGCACCCATTACGAGATGTTGCCGGTGAATAAACCCAAAGTGCCGGTGAATCACTATCATCTGGACGGGCAGATGCGCCTGGATGTGCCTGAATACAATCATGCTTACTATGAGCCGAACTCCTTCGGCGGCCCGGTTCAGCAGGAAGAATTCCGTGAACCGCCGTTAAGGCTGGATGACGCCACCGTGGACCGCTTCAATCATCGTGATGGAAATGATGACTATTCCCAGGCCGGGGCTTTGTTCCGTCTGATGAGTTCTGATCAAAAGCGCCAGCTGCTGGACAATATCGCCGAGCACATGAAGGGCGGTAAAGTCCCGGAAGAAATCGTGCGCCGGCAGATTGATGTGTTCATGCGCGTGGATCCGGCTTATGGCGGTGGTCTGGCGGATCGAATGGGAATAAAGGTTTATACCGACAAATATGAAAGTGGCAGCGCCCATCACTAGGGTCGCTGCAAAAGGGGGGGATGTATGGCAACCTGGGAAGAATATAAAAAAACAATGGTGACGGAACCGATGATCTTTGAAGAAGCCCGCAGCGGCAACTGCGAAGCCCTGATGCAGTATCTGGATCTGGGCGGTGGAATTGAGATTCGCAACTTCAAAGGTCACACGCTGCTGATGCTGGCGGCGTATAACAACCAGCATGAAGCGGCGGAGCTATTAATTGATCACGGTGCGGATGTGAACTCCACCGATGATATGGGGAATTCGGTGCTGATGGGGGTGTGCTTCAAGGGTCATGCAAATATGGCAGAACTGCTTTTAAGCAGCGGCGCCCGCATGGAGGAAAAGAACCCGCATGGGATGACGGCTTTGGATCTGGCCCGGGTGTTTGGGCGCAAGGACGTGGTTTCATTATTAAGTGATCGCCCGGCTTCGTGGACCGATCCGATGGAAGTCGCCTGCCGTCTGATTGCACGCAAGCCTTCGCGACCGACTCCGGAAGCTTGATATTATATATAGAGAAGGCACTGCCAGATTGTGTAAACACTGTGCAGTGCTAAGTGCTTTGTTTCATTGTGGTACGTGATATTTTTGTAGAGACGCTTTTCAGAAAGCCAATTGTCGTCACTGTCGAATTAAAAGACAGCGTGAGCTTAATCCATGATCCTTCCTAAATGCTGTAAGTGTTCGAAATCCGTTGGTGAAACGCGTGCCAGAGCTTTTTGGCCGCTGATTTGCTTTAAGGATCTGCATAGAGAAGGAAACAAATTTATGAAATTCAAAAACTATGTTCTGACGATCTTGAAAGCCCTTGTACTGACTGCTATGACTGTAGGTTTGGCGAACTGTAGCAAGGATGACAATAACAGCGGTACCAGCAATATCTATTACTGGGGTGCTAACAACATCTGTTATCAGAACGTAAACGGGCAGGCGGTTCAGGTGAACCAGACTTACTGCTCTACGAATTCCACTTACGCTTACAACTCTGCCGGTCAGTGCACGATCAAGTCCACAGGTCAGCAAGTGGCACAATCATACTGCACGAACGGTACAACCGGTCAGTACATCATGAGCGGCAACCAGTGCTACCAAGTCAGCGGTACACAGTACATCCCAGTGAACTACACTTACTGCATGGGTAACACAGGTGGTGCGACGACGTCCCAGACTTGCTCCGGTGTTTACTACTACGGTGGTCAGCAGTACAACTGCGGTGTGACTCACAACTGCTCTGGCGTGATCATGCAGAACCAGTACGGCCAATCCGTACAGTGTTTGTAAGATTTCGCGGAAAAATTCCTTCTTGATTCCGACAATCCACGGCGCTCCGGTTACCCGGTGCGCCGTTTTGCATTTGGCTGCGTTGAGTCGATTTTCATGATGCAGCAGGTAAATCGGTTGTAAGTCTGCTTAAGTTTTCAGCGTTAAGCCCTCTTTTAAGAGCCTATGGTTGACATGCTTCCCAACACTCGCGAAATTCTAATGGTCTTTGGTCTAGCTAGACCAAGGGCTTGTGTTTGAGGGGAAGTACTCAAGAGGGGATATACCTTGAGAATTAAGAAGATTGAACTCATTGGTTTTAAATCGTTCAAAGAC is from Bdellovibrio bacteriovorus str. Tiberius and encodes:
- a CDS encoding photosynthetic reaction center cytochrome c subunit family protein, with product MQRIRKWFALPFLLVLLIPQAHSESVSKFVTKEEKIREEMIVISRELGVTCNACHNVQNFKADDKKAFKVGKEHMKLTQMLRENGMDGKKSAKATCYMCHRGKLMPDFKEPANAKAF
- a CDS encoding glycine--tRNA ligase, coding for MKIKHLEDLNTLVSLSKRRGFVFQSSEIYGGLASCWDYGPLGSLMKLNVKRAWWNAMTRRNDIVGLDAAILMHPMVWKASGHVDGFSDPLVDCKECKTRFRADNTDSYINEKKCPNCGSKNLSEERSFNLMFKTHMGPLEDSGSVVYLRPETAQGHFVNFQNCQQASRYKIPFGIAAIGKSFRNEITPGNFIFRTREFEQMEMQYFVEPGTDEKFFTEWKERRWNFYIKYGIKPENLKFKDHDKLAHYAKAAVDVEFKFPMGFSELEGIHNRSDFDLSQHMKFSGKNLEYFDEPNKKKYIPYVIETAVGCDRLFLAFLCDAYREEVTTDEAGKEDVRVVMGLHPDIAPFKVAVLPLSKKEELSSISEKLRDQLAEDFDVNYDESQSIGKRYRRQDEIGTPFCVTVDFDTINDQAVTVRHRDKMTQERVAITQLNTYIAAKLKTF
- the ppdK gene encoding pyruvate, phosphate dikinase, with translation MHQNVNSDKQTSKTAVPQKFVYFFAAGESEGNAGMKNILGGKGANLAEMTSLGIPVPPGFTISTEICAHFYEAGGKLPDWVRPAVQDSMKKVEAKIGKKFGDVNDPLLVSVRSGARASMPGMMDTILNLGLNDQTVEGLAKSSANPRFAWDSYRRFIQMYSDVVMGMNSSLLEVTLEDMKEEKHYKLDTEMTVEDLKLLVKKFKDLIHQMTGQSFPADPWEQLWGAISAVFHSWNTPRAITYRELHSIPAAWGTAVNVQSMVFGNMGDDSATGVAFTRNPSTGEKAFYGEFLINAQGEDVVAGIRTPQPITKIAAAAAGVMSLEEALPQAYGQLVDIYKKLEGHYRDMQDIEFTIERGVLWMLQTRNGKRTAAAALKIACDMIDEKLITQDEAILRLDPSSLDQLLHPTLDPKAAKTTLAKGLPASPGGVNGQIVFTSEEAVEWKEQGKKVILVRIETSPEDIAGMVAAQGILTTRGGMTSHAAVVARGMGKCCVAGCGDIEVDYRNETMKVKGYVLKKGDVITLDGSTGEVYLGEVKTIEPKLDGNFERIMKIADGIRKLKVRTNADTPKDAQTARNFGAEGIGLCRTEHMFFGADRIDAVREMIIADNKMDREKALAKLLPMQREDFYQLFKIMDGLPVTIRLLDPPLHEFVPHTDEETKELAKRLNTDYERLRSKVKSLHEFNPMLGHRGCRLAITYPEIYQMQVRAIAEAAAQLMAEGKTLAPEIMIPLVATDKELDTLRAQSIAEVNKVQSEKNVKFEYTVGTMIELPRAAITADAIAEHADFFSFGTNDLTQTTLGLSRDDSGRFLGTYVSHGILPKDPFMSIDQVGVGSLVKMGVDLGRRTKPDLKVGVCGEHGGDPESIEFFHKVGLDYVSCSPFRVPIARLAAARAALMGKKLH
- a CDS encoding MlaD family protein; the protein is MDKELKQKVSNFNSRWYVWLFPLFAVLISGWLLIQYVTNLGPEIEIRFDDGNGIEAEKTLLNYRGVTIGKVTDVTLSEDQKKVIVHARLQKDAKSFAAEGAKFWIVTPKVSIQGITGLETLIKGPYIAAQPGEGDKKTEFQGKQESETEDPLVDTVIYRLETPNAESINPGDDVSFRGMNVGTVTKVTLSKTAQTLLVQINLQSKYARLVRTNTQFWRKVGVQAKLGLFKSELKINSLETLLRGGVELFTPEPAGEIAKYGHKFPLQAGPPKDYQKWNPSLEK
- a CDS encoding paraquat-inducible protein A; this translates as MNTQSQQLTLAFSITALVLYIPANLLPFMSIELYGRRNTATIWDGIVSLAEAGSWPIAIIVFLASILIPLLKLVILFYLSLGAADANPQLQDRLYRIVEAIGRWSMLDIFLLAIMIAILKLGKWATVEPKPGALLFALVVIFTMLASAYFERPACEDKERHGQGTETES
- a CDS encoding catalase; translation: MARSKKGLTTTNGAPVSDNQNSLTVGPRGPLLMTDVALVEKLAHQNRERVPERTVHAKGSGAFGTLTVTGDISKYTRANFLQVGAKTDLLIRFSTVAGERGAADAERDVRGFALKFYTEEGNFDLVGNNTPVFFVRDPYKFPDFIHTQKRDPRTNLRSPTAMWDFWSLSPETCHQVTILFSDRGLPASYRHMHGFGSHTYSLINDKGERHWVKFHFKTLQGIKNLTNEEAADLVGRTRESHQEDLFNAIESKDYPKWRVYVQIMTEEQARKTSYNPFDLTKVWPHGEFPMNEIGTMELNRNPKNYFAEVEQAAFNPNNMVPGVSFSPDKMLQSRTFAYADAHRYRIGTHYEMLPVNKPKVPVNHYHLDGQMRLDVPEYNHAYYEPNSFGGPVQQEEFREPPLRLDDATVDRFNHRDGNDDYSQAGALFRLMSSDQKRQLLDNIAEHMKGGKVPEEIVRRQIDVFMRVDPAYGGGLADRMGIKVYTDKYESGSAHH
- a CDS encoding ankyrin repeat domain-containing protein, which codes for MATWEEYKKTMVTEPMIFEEARSGNCEALMQYLDLGGGIEIRNFKGHTLLMLAAYNNQHEAAELLIDHGADVNSTDDMGNSVLMGVCFKGHANMAELLLSSGARMEEKNPHGMTALDLARVFGRKDVVSLLSDRPASWTDPMEVACRLIARKPSRPTPEA